Proteins encoded together in one Nitrospirota bacterium window:
- a CDS encoding TPM domain-containing protein: MFKKISILLVVIFCLPGAAFCLDIPRAQNAYINDYAGLLSSSVATDLNNTLYNYEQQTSNQVVVAVFDSLGSESLEDFSIRLAQQWKIGQKGRDNGVILLIFKTDRKIRIEVGYGLEGYLTDAVSSSIIRNEIVPYFQKGDYDNGVLSGVKAIIAATKGAYKAKSNPKKSSDNWLGLIILISPILILLHFLLRTRAWTVSSRGHRTYHGGFFGGGFGGGISGGDGGGSGGFGGGGGGGFGGGGSSGDW; encoded by the coding sequence ATGTTTAAAAAAATAAGCATATTATTAGTAGTAATTTTTTGTCTTCCCGGGGCTGCATTTTGTTTGGATATCCCGAGGGCGCAGAATGCTTATATAAATGATTATGCCGGGTTGCTTTCTTCTTCTGTCGCAACAGATTTAAATAATACACTTTATAATTATGAGCAGCAGACGTCTAACCAAGTAGTGGTTGCGGTTTTTGATAGTCTGGGTTCAGAGAGTCTTGAAGATTTTTCTATAAGATTAGCGCAGCAGTGGAAGATAGGGCAAAAGGGAAGAGACAACGGAGTGATACTTTTAATTTTTAAAACCGACCGCAAGATTCGCATTGAAGTCGGGTACGGTTTAGAAGGATATTTGACTGATGCTGTAAGCAGTTCGATTATCCGTAATGAAATTGTTCCTTATTTTCAAAAAGGCGATTACGACAATGGAGTTTTATCAGGGGTTAAGGCAATCATTGCTGCTACAAAAGGCGCATATAAAGCAAAATCTAATCCGAAAAAAAGCAGCGATAATTGGTTGGGTTTAATAATATTAATTTCGCCTATTTTGATTCTCCTTCATTTTTTACTTCGTACCAGAGCCTGGACTGTTAGCTCGCGTGGACACCGAACCTATCACGGTGGATTTTTCGGAGGAGGATTTGGTGGAGGCATTTCTGGCGGTGACGGCGGTGGCAGTGGTGGATTTGGTGGAGGAGGCGGCGGAGGATTTGGCGGCGGTGGCTCCAGTGGAGATTGGTAA
- a CDS encoding TPM domain-containing protein, which produces MEKRKLHPKKFFTDSEKQKIVEAIQMAEKETSGEIRLHVESRCKTDVLERAKVIFLKLTMHQTKLHNSVLIYLALKDRKFAILGDEGIHSYVKDEFWQGLKEMVQEYFKKEDFLGGLVFAIESIGHRLKTHFPYRSEDINELPDDISTGK; this is translated from the coding sequence ATGGAAAAAAGAAAACTTCATCCCAAGAAATTTTTTACAGACAGCGAGAAACAAAAAATAGTAGAGGCCATACAAATGGCAGAAAAAGAGACTTCCGGTGAAATTCGACTCCACGTTGAAAGCAGATGTAAGACTGATGTGCTGGAGCGCGCCAAAGTCATATTCTTAAAGCTAACGATGCATCAGACCAAACTGCATAACAGCGTTCTTATTTATCTTGCCCTTAAGGATAGGAAATTCGCCATCTTAGGAGATGAAGGAATCCATAGCTATGTCAAAGATGAATTCTGGCAGGGACTTAAAGAAATGGTTCAGGAATATTTTAAAAAAGAAGACTTCTTAGGCGGGTTGGTTTTTGCTATTGAGTCTATAGGGCACAGATTAAAGACCCATTTCCCTTATCGGTCAGAGGACATAAACGAACTTCCTGACGACATATCTACGGGCAAGTAA
- a CDS encoding cold-shock protein yields MANGTVKWFNESKGFGFITSEDGSDVFVHYSSIQSNGFKSLAEGDSVSFDTEKGPKGPKAINVVKL; encoded by the coding sequence ATGGCTAATGGAACAGTAAAGTGGTTCAATGAATCCAAGGGTTTTGGCTTTATAACAAGCGAAGACGGCAGTGATGTTTTTGTCCACTATTCTTCCATCCAGAGCAATGGATTCAAGTCCCTTGCCGAGGGTGACTCAGTCAGCTTTGATACTGAAAAGGGACCGAAAGGCCCCAAGGCAATCAATGTAGTGAAGCTGTAA